A window of the Parabacteroides sp. FAFU027 genome harbors these coding sequences:
- a CDS encoding efflux RND transporter permease subunit, protein MDKKLKNFKPTSWSIDNKTSIYVLVLILMIFGAVSYNRIAREQFPEIVIPQIIVNTIYAGTSPQDMENLVTRPLEKNLKSINGVKKIESKSLQDVSSIIVEFQTNIDQADAKQKVKDAVDKTKKDLPTDLTQEPQVIEIDLSQMPIQTINLSGDYTLDQLKKYADEAKDRIEELPEITRVDIVGGLEKEVQVNLDMYKMQSFNLTFNDVSSAIKYENMTISGGSIAQQGMSRSIRVVGEFKDIETLKNLVIKASGGGLVYLKDVAEVKEGFKDQDSYAYMNGKNVLALNVIKKSGQNLLDASDKIKVILEKLQKEKFPKDISVVVSGDQSKYTRTTVADLENTIIIGFLLVIIVLMFFMGVTNAFFVGLSVPLSMALAMIIIPGIDFTLNMMVMFAFIFALGIVVDDAIVVIENTHRIYMQGNMTIIQAAKLAAGEVFIPILSGTLTTLAPFFPLAFWPGVIGKFMVYIPVTIIITLFASLFVAYIINPVFAVTFMKRDEEHHGMQRSRMWLISGVIVVIAILFHLAHLRLPANLLLVFVFSFVMHNLFGYNVLLHFQHYLIPKLLNAYEKLLRFLLQKRRPGILMWSLVGLFFLTIILMGIFPPKVVLFPDNQPNSVNTYIRMPVGTDVKVTDSLARLVETRVMKVLGNNNPIVESVLTNVALNASDNPFDAGTKVSHKAKVTVNFVEFGERHGQNTNDYMEKIRKAVKGIPGAEINVDKEQGGPPTGKPINIEVSGDDLNDLIKTSDHLIQYLDSLKIPGADKFKTEFESTKPEIIVNLDRMRANMEGVSTGQVGGELRTAVYGGEASKYREGEDQYPINLRYSEDQRKNIDRLINTHITYRDMNTGQLRSIPLSALATINYQNSVGGINRLNVKRVITINANVITGYTANEVLETIRHDLTRFSKPDGIDIKITGEQEDQKESSSFLGLAMGLALCLIIFILITQFNSISKPIIIISEVIFSLIGVFFGFMISGNPMSIIMTGMGIVALAGIVVRNGILLVEFTDVLIAEGLHPREAMIQGGKTRITPVLLTAIATILGLIPLAIGFNINFGSLLRTGNPHIFLGGDNVAFFGPLSWTIVYGLSFATFLTLIMIPVMYHITYAQKILFKRFIIKIKHGDNFLRKLF, encoded by the coding sequence ATGGACAAGAAACTAAAAAATTTCAAACCGACCAGTTGGTCCATCGACAATAAGACCAGCATCTACGTGCTGGTGCTTATCCTGATGATCTTTGGTGCGGTAAGCTATAATCGCATTGCCCGGGAACAGTTCCCGGAGATTGTAATCCCCCAGATCATCGTAAATACAATCTATGCCGGTACTTCTCCTCAGGATATGGAGAACCTCGTGACCCGTCCGTTGGAAAAGAACCTGAAATCAATCAATGGCGTCAAAAAAATCGAGAGTAAATCGCTGCAAGATGTTAGTTCTATCATCGTTGAGTTCCAGACCAACATAGACCAGGCAGATGCCAAGCAAAAGGTAAAAGATGCGGTAGATAAAACCAAGAAGGATTTGCCTACCGACCTCACCCAGGAGCCTCAGGTGATTGAGATTGACCTTTCCCAAATGCCTATCCAGACCATTAACCTGTCGGGGGATTATACCCTTGACCAGTTGAAAAAATATGCAGATGAGGCCAAAGACCGCATAGAGGAACTTCCGGAGATTACCCGTGTAGATATTGTGGGGGGATTGGAGAAAGAGGTACAGGTGAATCTCGATATGTACAAGATGCAGTCCTTTAACCTGACCTTTAACGATGTCAGCAGCGCCATTAAATATGAAAATATGACCATCTCCGGAGGTTCTATTGCCCAGCAGGGAATGAGCCGCAGTATCCGTGTGGTAGGTGAATTTAAGGATATCGAAACATTGAAGAATCTGGTGATAAAAGCATCAGGTGGCGGATTGGTTTATCTGAAAGATGTGGCTGAAGTTAAAGAGGGATTCAAAGACCAGGACAGCTACGCCTACATGAACGGCAAAAACGTGTTGGCCCTCAACGTTATCAAAAAGAGTGGACAAAACCTACTGGATGCTTCCGACAAGATTAAAGTAATCCTGGAGAAACTCCAAAAAGAGAAATTCCCCAAAGACATCAGCGTTGTGGTATCAGGAGACCAGAGTAAATATACCCGTACCACCGTGGCTGACCTGGAGAATACCATCATCATCGGATTCCTGCTGGTAATCATCGTTCTGATGTTCTTCATGGGGGTAACCAATGCCTTCTTCGTCGGGCTTTCAGTGCCGCTTTCGATGGCATTGGCGATGATTATTATTCCGGGAATTGATTTTACCCTCAACATGATGGTGATGTTTGCCTTCATCTTTGCTCTCGGTATCGTGGTGGACGATGCCATCGTGGTGATCGAAAACACCCACCGTATCTATATGCAGGGCAATATGACGATCATACAGGCGGCAAAACTGGCTGCCGGCGAGGTATTCATCCCGATTCTTTCAGGAACACTGACAACATTGGCCCCTTTCTTCCCGTTGGCTTTCTGGCCGGGAGTAATTGGCAAGTTCATGGTTTACATTCCGGTGACCATTATTATCACGCTGTTTGCATCATTGTTTGTCGCTTATATCATCAATCCGGTTTTTGCGGTAACGTTTATGAAACGCGACGAGGAACACCACGGTATGCAGCGCAGTCGTATGTGGTTGATATCAGGAGTGATTGTGGTAATCGCTATTTTATTCCATCTGGCTCATCTGCGTTTGCCGGCCAACCTGTTGCTGGTCTTCGTATTCAGCTTTGTGATGCACAATCTGTTTGGCTATAATGTGTTGCTCCATTTCCAGCATTATCTTATCCCGAAACTGCTGAATGCGTATGAGAAACTGTTGCGATTCCTTTTGCAAAAACGTCGTCCCGGCATTTTGATGTGGAGTTTGGTTGGCCTGTTTTTCCTGACAATTATCCTGATGGGTATTTTCCCGCCAAAAGTTGTCTTATTCCCCGATAATCAGCCGAACTCTGTCAATACCTACATCCGTATGCCGGTGGGAACCGATGTGAAAGTGACAGACAGTCTGGCTCGTTTAGTGGAAACCCGCGTGATGAAGGTACTGGGTAACAACAATCCGATTGTGGAATCGGTATTGACCAACGTGGCGCTCAATGCTTCGGATAATCCGTTTGATGCAGGTACCAAGGTATCTCATAAAGCGAAAGTGACAGTCAACTTTGTGGAATTTGGCGAACGCCACGGGCAAAATACCAACGACTATATGGAGAAAATCCGTAAAGCAGTCAAAGGCATTCCGGGAGCAGAGATTAATGTGGATAAAGAACAGGGAGGTCCTCCTACCGGCAAGCCGATTAACATCGAGGTGAGTGGGGATGATTTGAATGACCTGATTAAAACCAGCGATCATTTGATTCAATATCTTGATTCGCTGAAAATACCAGGTGCAGATAAGTTCAAAACCGAATTTGAAAGTACCAAGCCGGAAATCATTGTCAATCTGGATCGTATGCGAGCCAATATGGAAGGTGTCTCTACCGGACAGGTTGGTGGAGAGCTTCGTACCGCTGTTTATGGTGGTGAAGCTTCTAAATACCGCGAAGGAGAGGACCAATATCCGATTAACCTGCGTTATTCTGAAGACCAGCGCAAAAACATTGACCGACTGATCAACACCCACATTACCTATCGGGATATGAATACAGGACAGTTGCGTAGTATTCCGCTTTCAGCATTGGCCACAATCAATTATCAGAATTCGGTGGGAGGAATCAACCGCCTCAACGTAAAACGGGTAATTACCATCAACGCCAATGTGATCACTGGATATACGGCGAATGAAGTACTTGAAACAATACGACACGATCTGACCCGTTTCTCCAAACCGGACGGAATTGATATCAAGATCACCGGTGAACAGGAAGACCAGAAGGAATCCTCTTCCTTCCTGGGATTGGCCATGGGACTGGCCCTCTGCCTGATTATCTTTATCCTGATCACACAGTTCAACTCTATTTCTAAACCGATCATTATCATTTCTGAAGTTATCTTCAGTTTGATTGGAGTATTCTTTGGGTTTATGATTTCAGGAAATCCGATGTCCATCATCATGACCGGTATGGGTATTGTGGCACTGGCTGGTATCGTGGTGCGTAACGGAATCCTGTTGGTAGAATTTACCGATGTATTGATTGCTGAAGGATTGCATCCGCGTGAGGCGATGATTCAGGGTGGTAAGACCCGTATCACTCCGGTGTTGCTGACCGCTATCGCTACTATTCTGGGATTGATACCGTTGGCAATCGGATTCAATATCAACTTCGGTTCGTTGCTTCGTACCGGC